The following are encoded in a window of Penaeus vannamei isolate JL-2024 chromosome 35, ASM4276789v1, whole genome shotgun sequence genomic DNA:
- the Yif1 gene encoding protein YIF1B-B isoform X6, whose amino-acid sequence MDYSMSGGRQRKSQVRGRRVVGSGPETAPTTNAGSMYDNHYDPYGQPQGQQPPPQLFEDTSGQNYGYGNQAGYRGNNYGYPQGGGPPPSGGQGGNAQGGAGYPQYPGMPGPQIFQDPMVANMAMQYGQSLVGQGREYVDKKLEKYVSMTQLKYYFAVDTRYVMKKLQLLFFPFTHSDWSVRYNQEEPVQPRYEINAPDLYIPLMAVVTYILVAGLCLGLQERFSPDVLGMQASSAMVWLVLEIFLILATLYVTAISTNIKTFDLLAFSSYKYVGMNIALLAGIIDDLGYYLVLAYSSFSLVIFMFRTLRWQVQGGDGAMEAYSAGNKRRLYLLLFMSGLQPLMMWWLTRHLVVD is encoded by the exons CCCAGGTCCGTGGCCGTAGGGTAGTTGGTAGTGGTCCTGAGACTGCACCCACCACCAACGCGGGCAGTATGTACGACAACCATTATGACCCATACGGGCAGCCACAAGGCCAGCAGCCTCCGCCACAGCTGTTCGAGGATACCAGTGGTCAGAACTATGGATATGGAAAccaag CTGGTTACAGAGGGAATAATTATGGGTATCCCCAAGGGGGTGGACCACCACCTTCAGGAGGTCAAGGTGGTAATGCTCAAGGGGGGGCGGGATACCCTCAGTACCCAGGTATGCCAGGACCTCAGATTTTCCAG GACCCAATGGTCGCTAATATGGCCATGCAGTATGGCCAGAGTTTGGTGGGTCAAGGGCGAGAGTATGTGGACAAGAAGTTGGAGAAATATGTCTCTATGACCCAATTAAAGTATTATTTCGCTGTCGACACACGCTACGTCATGAAGAAGCTACAACTACTGTTTTTCCCCTTCACACACTCG GACTGGAGTGTACGCTACAACCAAGAGGAGCCAGTGCAACCCCGCTATGAGATCAATGCTCCAGACTTGTATATTCCTTTAATGGCTGTTGTAACTTACATCTTAGTGGCTGGTCTCTGTCTTGGCCTTCAGGAGAG GTTTTCTCCTGATGTACTAGGCATGCAGGCAAGCTCAGCAATGGTCTGGCTTGTACTTGAGATCTTCTTGATTCTGGCCACACTCTATGTTACTGCCATAAGTACAAACATCAAGACTTTTGACCTCTTGGCTTTTTCGTCATACAAATATGTTGG GATGAACATCGCCCTGCTGGCTGGGATAATCGATGACCTTGGATACTACCTTGTCCTTGCATACAGTAGCTTCAGCCTTGTAATTTTCATG TTCCGAACCTTGCGATGGCAGGTCCAGGGAGGCGATGGAGCCATGGAAGCTTACAGTGCGGGTAATAAACGCCGCCTCTATCTCTTGCTGTTCATGTCGGGCCTTCAGCCACTCATGATGTGGTGGCTCACTAGACACCTTGTGGTTGACTAA